Below is a window of Fulvitalea axinellae DNA.
AGCATTTTAGGCAAACCGTCCATAGTACCGTCGGCCATATCTATCAAGTGGACGAATTCGTGTATGCCCACATTAAAACAGTCGTCGTTGTCGAGGTAACTTTTCCGCAGGGCTTTTTGCGACAGGAACATCGCCCCTTCCATATGCCCGGTCCCCACCAAACCGACAATATGTTGCGATGGCGCCGAAGGGTCGACCCTTTGCGAAAAAGAAGCAGGAAAAAGGATTACGGTCTCCAGATCGGGATAGTTCCAATACGGCAACCCGAACATGGGAATAATGGCGCTGGACGCCACCAACAGCTTATCGAGATCCTCCACTTCCGTTCCTCTTCCTTCAATATCCGTCTCGGCGAGAAATTTCATTACCCTCACCTCAAATTTCATCTTCTCTTCCGAGCTCAATTTTTCGTAGAACTTCACATTTCTATTCAATATCCCTTTCCACCTTGAAGGCATAGGCAGAACTTTCGGCTTTTGGGATCGCCAATACCAATAGATAAAGGGAAAGGAAACGATAGCCAAAATAAAGGGCAAGAAGAAATAAATGGGCGAAACGGGTTCATAACCTGGTCCAGGAGTAGGAAGGTAAAACAGAGCTAGAGTCATATAAATAAGGTTCTGATAACTGAAAAAGTAAGCTTGGCAGCCTGCTTATGTTCAAAATCGGGCATGCGGCCCTTTAGTCAAAACAGATCCAAATATAAGGCTTTAGAAAACAAACATGAAAAAATGAACAACAACCGCTGACTATCTTCCTGTTTATATGCCAAAAAACATCATAGACTTATATATATAAACGAAAATGGACAAAACGAAAAAACCGAAGTTTAGAAAAAGGAAAAGGAGCCTCTCGGCTCCCATTTCCAACATTGACACGTAATGGTCGGCTATACTGTCTTTTGACTTTGGGAAAGCTTATTTCGCCCCGTCTCCGTCAAATACTTTTTGTCCTGAGCGGATGGCCTCGCGGCTTTTCTCTTCCGCTTCCCTGAACTTCATATATTTCACCAAGCGCTTCATATGGGCTTCGCTCGGCTGGAAGCCTTTCATGTCGGCGCGTGGCACCCGCTGAAGTTGTTCGTAACCGGCTTTGATAATCGCTACGGCTTCGGCGTACTTGGCTTTGTTATCGCGGATACCGTCAAGACACGGACTGACTTCCGGACGCTCGAAACTGATCTGCGGTCCCGTTTTTCTGCGGAACGTTCCCAAAGACATCAAGTTTACGCCGGTAAGTTTCGACAGGCGCTTCACTTGGGCGTGCGTAAGCGGCGAACGGCCAACGGGGTTATCCGGATAAGCGCTTTCGAATCTTGGGTAATACGGTGCGTTAACGTCGAGCCATTCGTAAATACGCTCTTTTTCCTCTTTGGTCAGCTTCACGCCGTAGTGGTCTCCCTCAATGGTTTTCACAAGCGGGCTTTTGTTCGCTCCCCAAGCGTAGGATCCCTGCAGAGCGGCTGGCCCCGCCCCTATTACTTTCACATAATTTTTCATGCGAAGCTCGATATACGAGGCGTTGAAGAACATGTTCTTGTCGGCGGCTAGGTTCAACACCTTTCCGGCGTCTTTTCCGAAATCGTGGCAACTGACGCAGTTCGCGGTGAAAATCGGCTGGATATCGCGCAGGAAGTGCATCGACTCCGGTTTTTCCCTGTCCCAAGTAGGTTTCAGCTGATTGGCCGGCTTACGCATAGCCATCGGCTTGGCCGAACCTATCGGCAACGGAGCCTGAAGGCGGTTTTCGTGACAACCTACGCAACCTTGCGTTTCGCCCGGTTGCAGAGAGGTTCCGCTACGCATGGTCTGCACCATTCGCTTGTCTTTGTCCAGAAGCTGGAAGTAAACGAACCTGTCGGCCGGAACCTCGAAGTAGGCCGATCCGTCTTCCTCCACATCCACTATACCCAGTACTCGCTTGTTCTCGAAGTTGTGCCAGTTCATAGCCGGACGGTGTACGCCTTGGCCGTTCCAAGCCGGTCCGGTCCAGGCTTTCTTTTCCACAGACTCCACTACGCGGAGGTATTTGATCTCGCCGGGCTTCACATCGTCCATGTGCGTTCCTTCGTATACGTTCTGCACATAGAATTTGCCCGGAGTCTTGTCGTATTTTCGGTTTTCGGGAATAACGCGCTCGCGCTTTCTCTCCATAACCACTGTCGGGTCAAAACACCCGAGTCCTTCCTCTTCGTACAGCAGGGTCTCATTCCCGTAAATATCGATTAGGAACAATCCCGTACGCTCGGTATTTTTGGTAACGGTTCGGGTACAGAGGAAATACTTATCGTCAAGCGGATAAGGGTCTTCGTAACGAGGGCGAACTTGCATAAACACATCCCACTTACCGTAACCTTCGGTAGAGATCAGATCGCGGGCATAAGCCGGCCAAGTGCGGACAACGGGTTCTTTGCCTTCGAGTCCTTTAGAGCGGTCTATCAAAGCGAGCGCGCCCCAAGGCCTGTCGTGGCAAGAGCCGAGAATGGCCATCATCAACGACGAGTTCGGAATCGGCTTGGCGTCAATCACACCGCCCGGCGAGCTGGTGTTATTTCCCCAGTACAGTTTATGGTTTGTTCCGTCAGGGTTAACGGTCCAGAGTCCTTGTGCATCACCGAAGTTACGGTCAACATATTCCCAACGGTCGTAAAGGATTCTTCCGTCAGGCAAAACCGTCGAGTGGCCTTCGAACAGCGTACTCTTTCCAAGTTGCGTAATGTTGGCTCCGTCGGCTTCCATGCGGTGCAAGTTGGCCATGATATGGACATTGCACATACAGTATTTCGGCTCACGGGTAGACGAGAATACGATTTTGTCATTCGGCAAGTAACATGGGTCGATATCCGAAACGCCCGGCGACTTTGTCAATTGCTTCATTCCCGTACCGTCCACGTTCATTTCGTATACGTGGTAATCGTCCTTAATGTCACGGCGCATCGAGAACAGGAATTTCTGACCGTCGTAATGAATGTCCGGATCACGCACAACGCCCGTTTCGGAAGCGATCAGGGTTTTCACGTTGCCGCCTTCGCCAAAACGGATAGACTTGATCGCCGAACCTCCGCGGAACTTTTCGGTATTGATTTCATCCGTCTGAAAAAGTGTTTCAGAGTTATGGTGGTCACGCAAATACTGCATGCGGGTGACAAACATCAAGGCGTTTTCGGCCAACACAGGGTGCGCCACCATCGCCTCCTTGGCTAAAGAAGCGAATTCCGCTTTAGCTTTAAGAGCTTTCTCCAAAACGCCGGGGTCTCCTTTGGCCAGTTCGTTTTTCAAAGACGAAAAAGTGTTCTTCGACGCCTGAATCCTGCGCAAAAAGTCTTCGCTTCCCGCATATCTCTCGCCGTACGCACTTTTCAAGTTCGTAACGCTTCGCTCCAACGCTCCGAAGTCGTTATTGTCAAGAATCGCCAAAGCCTTTTTGAAACCGTCAACAGTTCCCAAAAATTCCAAAGCGGGTTTCAGCTTATCGTCGGCCAACTCAGCGCAACGCTCCCTGTACCACGCCCCCGCGGTTCCCGAATTGGCCAAGCTCTTGGCCAAAGCCGCTTTCAATGTCTTCGCGTCGGGATCGGCCAGCCACATCATGGCGTTTCCGGATCCCAAAGCCATACTCAGTGCGCCCATTCCTTCCGGATAGCGCTTCGCCATGGCATTCCAATTGGTTTTGAGGCCTCTTTCGCCCACCAAAAAACTCACCTTTGTATTGGGCTTGGAACCATCATCCACACCCACAACGGCTTTCAGCTTTACGTATTTTCCGCCAGTGGCAAAGGCCACTTCGCTGTGGGCATGCGCCAACAAACCGTTTTTTAGGCGTTCGCCCGCCAAGCTCAATGGCTTCCCTTCAAAGTTGACATTCCTCAACACCTTTCCCCAACCCGTCACTTCGCTTTCGATTTTCAGGTCCGTCAGCGATGTTTCCTTACCGGCCTTATCCACCAATACGGGCTCGCCCCATACCGCGTGGTCCCAACCGCTTCCGTTGCCTCCGTCCAAAGCCATCAGCCAAAGGGTGTCCACCCCCTCAATCCCGACCTCAATGTCAAGGCGCTCGCCTTTCGACAAGATTTTTGTAGAATAGGGGCTAAACCCGTCTCCTTTCGCCTGTTGCTTCCCCTGCTCCAGGATTGCGCCGATCCAGCCCGAATCCGAGCTCCTCACCACCGACTTGTCACAAGACGTTACCGTAACCAGCAAAAGGCAAACGAAAAAAAGCCCCACACCAAAACGTTTTTTCATAATCGAAGCGTTTTTCTATGTTTTGACAATGGAAATTATGCGCTGTCCGAAAAACCGGAAGCCTTATATGTTTGAACAAATATACAATTTAAATCACAAATACCAATCCATCGGGCAAGGTATCGGGAAAATCACAAGGAAAGGCTTTCCTCTGTCAACCAGAATCAGTCATTCTAAACAAAAAAGTGTATTTTTGTCCTTGGCCTAAGCTTTTAAGTTTTCACGCCCACTCTTTTTCCCTAAAAAATGGAATTAAAAATAGACCATAACAGCCCGGTACCCTTGCATGCGCAAGCCGAGGCGCTTTTGAAGGAGCTTATTATCCAAGACGAATACCAGAAGGAAGGACGCCTTTTGCCTAACGAGGTAGACTTGGCCAAAAGACTGGGGATATCGCGCAACACACTGAGGCAGGCCATCAACAAGCTGGTGTTCGAAGGTCTGTTGTCCAGAAAAAAAGGCGTGGGTACGCGCGTTATCAAAAAACAGCTTTCCACCCAATTGGAAAACTGGACTAGCTTCCGCAACGAAATGAAGCGTTTGGGCAAAGAGGTGGTTGAGTTCGAGATTTTGGCCGATCAGGTTAAAGCCGACAAGGACGTGGCCAATAAGCTCCGCATAGAACCCGGCACTACGGTAACCCGCCTTTCCAAAGTCCGCGGCACGGACGAAGGGCCTATCGTTTGGTTTGTTTCCTATTTCCATCCCCGCGTAGGCCTAACGGGCGAAGAGGATTTTACTAGACCTCTTTACGAGATCCTTGAACAAGATTGCTCAACCGTGCCGTCGCTTTCCCGCGAGGAACTCCAAGCCGATTTGGCGGACCAAAACTTAGCCGAAAAACTCAAGATCAAGAATGGCGACGCCATCCTCACCCGAAAAAGGGAAGTCTATGATCCGGGCAACAGGCCGATCGAGTACAATATCTGCTATTATAGAGGAGACAAATTCGTTTATACAATCGATATTCACCGTTAACCGATGTCCATATCGGAAAAAAGCCCGGACGCTACTCTGCGCCCGGGCTTTTTTGTTTTACCTCTCAGGTTTATCCTTAGTCTTTCAGCTTGTCTGAAAACACTTTTCTGAGCTTTTCTAATTTGGGTTTGATTACCACTTGGCAATAGCCCGCATCCTTGTTGTTATCATAATAATCTTGGTGGTAATTCTCGGCCGGATAATAATCGCCCAACGCGGTTATTTCCGTCACAACAGGCTTCCCAAAGACGTCTTTCTCGTTCAGCTCGTTTTTAAACTTCTCCGCTTCCCGCTTTTGCTCTTCCGACGTATAAAACACGGCCGAACGATACTGCGTCCCTTTATCGGCCCCTTGCCTGTTCAATGTCGTAGGGTCATGCGTTGACCAAAAGACCTGAAGCAAATCGGCGAAGCTCACTTGTCCGGGATCAAACACCACCTTGGCCACCTCGGCGTGCCCCGTCAGTCCTGTACAGATCTGGCGGTACGTTGGGTTTTTGACCCCGCCACCCGTATACCCCGCTTCCACGGACTCTACGCCTTTCAATTCTTGGAAAACAGCCTCCACACACCAAAAGCACCCGGCACCGAATACGGCAACCTCTTTTCCTTTATCAGTTTCCATTGAACCAACTTTCGCATATCCGCTACCTTTCAACAACAGAAAGGACAGCGTCAGTAAAACAAATCTTATCATATCTATAAAGTATTCTCTATCTCTACGGACAAAACGCCGGAGGGTTATCATTTCTTGTTCTTTCCGCCAACCGATCGCTTCGCTTCGCAATGGGAATTCTCAGGCTAATACCGTAATTTTAAGTTTTCCGACATAGGAACAATACCCTTCCGGAAACAATCTAGCGAACTAACGGCCGGAAATATTCCAGCCCAAGCCATATGGAATATGCGTGAGGATTATCTCAGCGGCGACGGGGAAAACCTCTCTTCTGCCGAACAGGAAATAGAAAAAGCACTGCGCCCCCTGTCGTTTGACGACTTTACGGGACAGGAAAAGGTATTGGAGAACCTGAAAATCTTTGTCGCCGCGGCCAAGCGCCGGCAAGAGCCTCTGGACCATGTGCTTTTGCACGGCCCTCCGGGTTTGGGCAAAACCACCCTTTCCAATATCGTGGCAAACGAACTGGAGGCGGAAATAAAGATCACCTCGGGCCCGGTACTCGACAAACCCGGCGATTTGGCAGGACTGCTGACCAATCTGGAGGCCAACGACGTACTCTTTATCGACGAGATACACCGACTCAATCCCGTAGTGGAAGAGTATCTGTATTCGGCTATGGAAGATTACAAAATCGACATTATGCTCGATTCAGGCCCGAACGCCCGTACGGTACAGATAGGCCTGAGTCCGTTTACATTAATCGGCGCCACGACACGTTCCGGATTACTTACCGCTCCGCTCAGGGCGCGTTTCGGCATCAACGCCAGATTGGAATATTATGACGCCGAAATACTCTCGGGAATCGTGGAAAGAGCCTGTGGCATACTCGGAACTCCCGTAGACAAAGACG
It encodes the following:
- the msrA gene encoding peptide-methionine (S)-S-oxide reductase MsrA produces the protein MIRFVLLTLSFLLLKGSGYAKVGSMETDKGKEVAVFGAGCFWCVEAVFQELKGVESVEAGYTGGGVKNPTYRQICTGLTGHAEVAKVVFDPGQVSFADLLQVFWSTHDPTTLNRQGADKGTQYRSAVFYTSEEQKREAEKFKNELNEKDVFGKPVVTEITALGDYYPAENYHQDYYDNNKDAGYCQVVIKPKLEKLRKVFSDKLKD
- the ruvB gene encoding Holliday junction branch migration DNA helicase RuvB, which translates into the protein MREDYLSGDGENLSSAEQEIEKALRPLSFDDFTGQEKVLENLKIFVAAAKRRQEPLDHVLLHGPPGLGKTTLSNIVANELEAEIKITSGPVLDKPGDLAGLLTNLEANDVLFIDEIHRLNPVVEEYLYSAMEDYKIDIMLDSGPNARTVQIGLSPFTLIGATTRSGLLTAPLRARFGINARLEYYDAEILSGIVERACGILGTPVDKDAAYEIARRSRGTPRIANNLLRRTRDFAEIKGDGRINQAIAEMALSALDVDHNGLDEMDNRILSTIILKFKGGPVGLSTIATACGEEAETIEEVYEPFLIKEGYIKRTARGREATQAAYEHLNVSPPNTGTQATLFGDW
- a CDS encoding NPCBM/NEW2 domain-containing protein codes for the protein MKKRFGVGLFFVCLLLVTVTSCDKSVVRSSDSGWIGAILEQGKQQAKGDGFSPYSTKILSKGERLDIEVGIEGVDTLWLMALDGGNGSGWDHAVWGEPVLVDKAGKETSLTDLKIESEVTGWGKVLRNVNFEGKPLSLAGERLKNGLLAHAHSEVAFATGGKYVKLKAVVGVDDGSKPNTKVSFLVGERGLKTNWNAMAKRYPEGMGALSMALGSGNAMMWLADPDAKTLKAALAKSLANSGTAGAWYRERCAELADDKLKPALEFLGTVDGFKKALAILDNNDFGALERSVTNLKSAYGERYAGSEDFLRRIQASKNTFSSLKNELAKGDPGVLEKALKAKAEFASLAKEAMVAHPVLAENALMFVTRMQYLRDHHNSETLFQTDEINTEKFRGGSAIKSIRFGEGGNVKTLIASETGVVRDPDIHYDGQKFLFSMRRDIKDDYHVYEMNVDGTGMKQLTKSPGVSDIDPCYLPNDKIVFSSTREPKYCMCNVHIMANLHRMEADGANITQLGKSTLFEGHSTVLPDGRILYDRWEYVDRNFGDAQGLWTVNPDGTNHKLYWGNNTSSPGGVIDAKPIPNSSLMMAILGSCHDRPWGALALIDRSKGLEGKEPVVRTWPAYARDLISTEGYGKWDVFMQVRPRYEDPYPLDDKYFLCTRTVTKNTERTGLFLIDIYGNETLLYEEEGLGCFDPTVVMERKRERVIPENRKYDKTPGKFYVQNVYEGTHMDDVKPGEIKYLRVVESVEKKAWTGPAWNGQGVHRPAMNWHNFENKRVLGIVDVEEDGSAYFEVPADRFVYFQLLDKDKRMVQTMRSGTSLQPGETQGCVGCHENRLQAPLPIGSAKPMAMRKPANQLKPTWDREKPESMHFLRDIQPIFTANCVSCHDFGKDAGKVLNLAADKNMFFNASYIELRMKNYVKVIGAGPAALQGSYAWGANKSPLVKTIEGDHYGVKLTKEEKERIYEWLDVNAPYYPRFESAYPDNPVGRSPLTHAQVKRLSKLTGVNLMSLGTFRRKTGPQISFERPEVSPCLDGIRDNKAKYAEAVAIIKAGYEQLQRVPRADMKGFQPSEAHMKRLVKYMKFREAEEKSREAIRSGQKVFDGDGAK
- a CDS encoding M90 family metallopeptidase, with the translated sequence MTLALFYLPTPGPGYEPVSPIYFFLPFILAIVSFPFIYWYWRSQKPKVLPMPSRWKGILNRNVKFYEKLSSEEKMKFEVRVMKFLAETDIEGRGTEVEDLDKLLVASSAIIPMFGLPYWNYPDLETVILFPASFSQRVDPSAPSQHIVGLVGTGHMEGAMFLSQKALRKSYLDNDDCFNVGIHEFVHLIDMADGTMDGLPKMLVPHKFERNWLKLVYEEIMKIRDDQSAIRDYGGVSKTEFLPVVTEYFFERPADFRKIHPQLFGALTKVYNQNPIR
- a CDS encoding GntR family transcriptional regulator, yielding MELKIDHNSPVPLHAQAEALLKELIIQDEYQKEGRLLPNEVDLAKRLGISRNTLRQAINKLVFEGLLSRKKGVGTRVIKKQLSTQLENWTSFRNEMKRLGKEVVEFEILADQVKADKDVANKLRIEPGTTVTRLSKVRGTDEGPIVWFVSYFHPRVGLTGEEDFTRPLYEILEQDCSTVPSLSREELQADLADQNLAEKLKIKNGDAILTRKREVYDPGNRPIEYNICYYRGDKFVYTIDIHR